From one Novosphingobium sp. genomic stretch:
- a CDS encoding inorganic phosphate transporter, protein MNATLATPTTPVARADLDKGLGTAGKLGFLAAVLVGIGYVATSVYSDASAAGVHATAFLPYALLFLALLIALGFEFVNGFHDTANAVATVIYTNSMPANVAVVWSGFFNFLGVLVSTGTVAFGIISLLPVELILQVGAGQGFAMVFALLIAAILWNLATWFFGIPNSSSHTLIGSVIGVGVANALMHGRSGTSGVDWSQAANIGRALLFSPIIGFIMAGALFFLARALVRVPALYREPQNGNPPPLWIRVLLIGTCTGVSFFHGSNDGQKGMGLIMLILIGTVPTAYALNRAVPSAYEAQFHTGSAAAAAALNAHAGGAKPAANSEKAIEAYIATKEKAPDTVASLGALVSDIDNQVKGYGSLSRVPATATRNMRNDMYLASEGLKLITADKSLGFSDAETKALTGYKGSLDKGTRFIPTWVKVAVALALGLGTMVGWKRIVVTVGEKIGKTHLTYAQGAAAEITAMATIGMADAFGLPVSTTHVLSSGVAGTMAANGSGLQASTLRNMALAWILTLPASIVIAGVLYVILSAIF, encoded by the coding sequence ATGAATGCCACCCTAGCCACCCCAACCACGCCCGTGGCGCGTGCCGACCTCGACAAGGGGTTGGGCACCGCCGGAAAGCTGGGCTTTCTGGCCGCCGTTCTGGTCGGCATCGGTTATGTCGCCACCAGCGTCTATTCCGATGCCAGCGCGGCGGGCGTTCATGCCACCGCCTTCCTGCCCTATGCGCTGCTGTTCCTCGCCCTGCTGATCGCGCTGGGCTTTGAATTCGTGAACGGCTTCCACGACACCGCCAATGCCGTGGCCACGGTGATCTACACCAACTCCATGCCCGCCAATGTGGCTGTGGTGTGGTCGGGCTTCTTCAACTTTCTGGGTGTGCTGGTCTCCACCGGCACGGTGGCTTTCGGCATCATCTCGCTGCTGCCGGTCGAGCTGATCCTGCAGGTCGGCGCGGGTCAGGGCTTTGCCATGGTCTTCGCCCTGCTGATCGCGGCGATCCTGTGGAACCTGGCCACCTGGTTCTTCGGCATCCCCAACTCCAGCTCGCACACGCTGATCGGTTCGGTGATCGGCGTCGGCGTCGCCAACGCCCTGATGCATGGCCGCAGCGGCACCTCGGGCGTGGACTGGTCGCAGGCCGCCAACATCGGCCGCGCCCTGCTGTTCTCGCCCATCATCGGCTTCATCATGGCCGGCGCGCTGTTCTTCCTGGCCCGCGCCCTGGTGCGCGTCCCCGCCCTCTACCGCGAGCCCCAGAACGGCAACCCGCCGCCGCTGTGGATCCGCGTGCTGCTGATCGGCACCTGCACCGGCGTCAGCTTCTTCCACGGTTCGAACGACGGCCAGAAGGGCATGGGCCTGATCATGCTGATCCTGATCGGCACCGTCCCCACCGCCTATGCCCTGAACCGCGCCGTGCCCTCGGCCTATGAAGCGCAGTTCCACACCGGCTCGGCCGCCGCCGCCGCCGCCCTCAACGCCCATGCCGGTGGGGCCAAGCCCGCCGCCAACAGCGAAAAGGCCATCGAGGCCTATATCGCCACCAAGGAAAAGGCCCCCGACACTGTCGCCTCGCTGGGCGCTCTGGTCAGCGACATCGACAATCAGGTGAAGGGCTATGGCTCGCTGTCGCGCGTGCCGGCCACCGCCACCCGCAACATGCGCAACGACATGTATCTGGCCTCCGAAGGCCTCAAGCTGATCACCGCTGACAAGAGCCTCGGTTTCTCGGACGCCGAGACCAAGGCCCTCACCGGCTACAAGGGCTCGCTCGACAAGGGCACGCGCTTCATTCCCACCTGGGTGAAGGTCGCCGTCGCCCTCGCGCTGGGCCTGGGTACGATGGTCGGCTGGAAGCGCATCGTCGTCACCGTGGGCGAAAAGATCGGCAAGACCCACCTGACCTATGCTCAGGGCGCCGCCGCCGAAATCACCGCCATGGCCACCATCGGCATGGCCGACGCCTTCGGCCTGCCGGTTTCCACCACCCACGTCCTGTCCTCGGGCGTGGCCGGCACCATGGCCGCCAACGGCTCGGGCCTGCAGGCCAGCACGCTGCGCAACATGGCGCTGGCCTGGATCCTGACCCTGCCCGCCTCGATCGTGATCGCGGGCGTGCTTTATGTTATCCTGTCGGCCATCTTCTAA